The genomic interval TCCTCCCCAGGCGGTCCGAGATATAACCCATGGACATATTCCCAGCAAGCAGGCCGGCAGGTGCAGCACCGATAATATAATAATATGAAAATTGCGGGACAAAATACCATGTTGTTATCAATGGTGCTATTGCCAGTGTAACTCCCCACATAAAAAATGATATTGATACTGTAAAGAAAATAATCCAGTGCTTACTGTTCCATGGCATTCTGCTTATTTTTTCTGATAGGTGTATATTTTCTAAATCTTTCATCCAATCCCTCCGCCGGTACTGGCCGGATCAGGTTCCCGGGGTCGATCCCTATCCTCTCAGCTATAATAGCTCCCCCTGGATATTTAACAGGCTATTTTCAAGCAATATTTAAATTTTGCCCGGTAGAAATTTATCAGCTCTATTTTGCATATAAATGATGGGGCCGGATTCTATGGAAAATTGGAGGGTCAGACTATTAATTTCAATTCATAACCTGCAATTGTTACTATAATTCCCACAATTACCATTACCACTATCCAGAATTTTGCCCTGCCTGCAGTTGTTTTGCTTATGAACAGCCCAAGCACGGCCAGTGATAAATATGAAAGGAATAATGGAATTTCAATATTATTTCTAACGATAAGTGATGAAGATAAGGGTATTAAAGCTCCAAGGAAACCGAAAAAAGCTGCGATTAATGCCCCCAGAAGTGATTCAACAAATATTTCTATGCCAAGATGCCCCTTTAAAAGGTAATCCGTAGATTTAAGGTTCAATTGCAGTGCTGTCCTGTGCAGTTCCTCATTCAAACCTGCATACTGTGCGATAAAATAACTGAAGGCTCCTGCAAAAGATGAGCCAAATGATATCCTGAAGGCCTGGAAAAGATCGATACTGCTCTTTCCTATTATCCCACCTGAGGCAAGTATCAATGCAGTTATAATTCCATCGGAAAGCCCGATACTAACAGGGAATATATATTTTTTATTCATTTTACTATGTGTTTTCCCGTGATAACTTCGTCAATAGAATGTATAGCGCACCCCATATCTTCTATCACTTTTATGAGATAATTATAATTAATATTTATTCCCTCTACCGTGATGCTGGTACCCATGGTTTCCATGTCCATTTCAGTAACCGTAATTTTCACGGCATCTACTCCCGGCACGTCTTCGATGGAACCGGCAAGTTCAGTCAGTGTTGGCCTATTCAATCCTTTGTCTACATCCAGTAAAATTCTCCTCAGATTCATATATATTTCAAACCTCGAAGCATTTCAGCCATGGGCTTCATTCTTCTCTATTTAAATCAACTATTAAATTATGATTTATTAACCTTTTGCAATTTTAAATATATTTTTGCAGAAAATTATACCTGCTCTATGCAATCATAACTTAACCATAGCAAATTTGCGGCATATATTTTTATATTAAATTGCATATCAAATTTAATGATTGCCATAACATTTGTGATACCTTCCAGCCTGGATTACAATGGCGGGATAGAGAAGACTATAGCCCGCTATAATTCTTATACTACAGATGATTTCAAAAAAATAGTGCTTCAGGGTGTTCCCGGGGGTAACAATAAAGATGTTTATGGCATAAATTCTGTCTATTCAAAACTTATCATATCCACATCAGGTAAGTTAAATTTTCTCGTAAGGGCAATGGCACCTTTTATTTTAAAATTTGATAGGCTCTTAAACTACAGGGTTATAAGAAACATTGAAAACAACTCACAGGTAATTTACCTTACAAACGATGATTATTATTATTTATTTGCACACGGAAAATTTTTTGTCTGGAGTGAGCATGGGAACATACCATCCAGTTATACAGGGATTAAACCGCTAAATAATGCAATATATGCATTGATTAAGGATAAGCTCATATTCAGGAAAATCAAAGCAATGCACCTCATAAACTGCTATAACATGAATCTGGCCCCATTCAAAAATACCTTCTGTGTCCCCAATGGAGTTGACACTTCACATTTCTTTCCATCCGAAAGGGCCCATAGTTCAATTCGCCTCCTATTCGTTGGAAGGCTGGAAAAATCAAAGGGAATAGATAAAATCGTTAACGTATTTAAACAGAATCTTCTAAATATTGAATTCACAGTTGTGGGGTCAGGTGAACTGGAATCACTTTTTTCAACACCGGTTAAAAATGTAAATTATGTAAAAAACCCGGACAATGAAAAGCTTGCAGAAATATACAGGAACTCGGATGCTTTCATTTTCCCCTCTATGCTGGAGAATTTTGGAAATGTGGTACTGGAAGCTCTATCATCAGGGCTCTATGTTATAGGGTCAGAATCATTGAGGCCGCGATTTGATGATATTGAAAAAATGAATTTTCTTGAATATATAGAAAGCACAGAAAGTGCAATACTGAAATCACTGGAAGATCTGGATAGGAAAATCGAATACACGGGAAAATATGAAAACAGGATTAAAATGCACAATTATATTGCGGGCAAATATGGATGGGACGTTGTGCTGCCACAGTTTTATAATAAAATGAAGAATGCCTATTATAGTGAATGATATGCGCTTGCAGAGAATATTTAACTCTATCATTGAAATTTAAAAAACTAAAAATTTTATATTATATTGAAATTGAACCATTATGGCAACAGAAATTATATGGCACGGACATGCTGGATTCTCAATAAAGAATGCTGTTAACATACTTGTTGACCCGTTCTTCAGTGGAAACCCGCTGAGCAGCGAGGATGTTAATAGTATTAAAGCTGATCTGATACTCGTTACCCACGGTCATTTTGACCATGCAGGGGATGCTGTAACAATAGCTAAAAAAAATGGTTGCCCTATTGTATGTTCTTTTGAGCTTTCTGAAATTATTAAAAAGGAAAATGTTGAAACAATAGACATTAATCCCGGAGGCACAATAGAATATAATGGTGTGAAGGCAACTGCGGTTCCGGCAATACACTCATCAAGTTACAATGGCGCATATGCCGGTGAAGCAATGGGATTTATTATCGATAATGGTGATCTAAAAATATACCATGCGGGCGATACCACATTTTTTAAAGATATGGAACTCATAGGAGAAATTTACCATCCAGATGTTGCAATGCTGCCCATTGGCGGCCACTATACAATGGATGTGGATGGGGCAATAGAAGCACTGAAACTTCTTAAAGTAAAAAATGCGATACCTATGCATTATAACACATTCCCTCCGATTAAGGCAGATGCTTCAGAATTTCAGAAGAAAGCGGAAAGGAGTGGTATTAAGGCAATAGTTCCGGAGATCGCAAGGCCTTTCAAGCTATAAAAATCCAATAAAACAGCAATATTTTTATTTTTCCTCAGATATTTTTACTTTTCTTATTAGCGATCCTGTTGAATAAAAGCATTCCGAATAGGTGGAATAACTCCCGCCCGCAAGGCCCGATGGATCAATTTCATAGCCAAGGAACATACTGCTTTTAATCTTTCCGTGTTGCCTGAATATAAAATAGTTTATAGAATTCATAAGTATGGATTCTGAATAGTTATTCATATAATAATCATTTATATTCTGTGTTACCGTTATGAGAGAAGTCCGGAAGTGCCTGGAATTTCTGGCAAGCATATCTATAATCTCGGCCTCCCGGGAGTTTCTAAGAAATAGGTGGCTTTCATCCATAACAACTATTTTCTCTCCCTCCTCTTTTTCAACTGTAGAAATTATATAGCTGAATACCAGATCGAAGAACGCATCACGGATTTCTGCATTTTTATGCCCGAACCTGAATACTGTAAAATTTCCTTCAAGTTTTACAGGTGTTTTGAATGGCATACTGTAAACAGCTCCCTGTGTACTTTTATTTCCAGAATAGCCCAGCCTGATTTCAGAAATCAATTCATTGAACGTGGCAACACCGGATTTTGACATTAATCCTGTTAAAATTCCGGTTATATTGTTTTCACCTATGCCTGTCAGTTTTGCTATGGCGGTTGATATAATATTTGCCATTTCCGGTGTTTCAATCATAAAATCTACATAGTCCCCAAGAGATAGGTCTATCACGTGCCCGTAAGAGTATTCTCCTAGCGGGTCAATGACATAAACCTTCGCATTCCGATTCTGATCCAGCAATTTTTTTGCAAAATAAGATTTTCCGGAACCTGTTTCGCCTGTTATGGCAATATTATATGAATTGCCCATGAATGGCTGGAAGTAAAATGGCTTCCCGGTTATTGCATTGATTCCAAGTGGTTCCGCTGCCCGATCTGGAATAGGCGTAAATGAACATGGGAAGAGTTCTGATATTGAAGCAGAATCCAGCATATATTTAATGCCCTGCCCCTGCAGTTCAAGTGGATTGAATGAATTCCTGTTAAAATAATTGAAAGTTTTTAACCTGAATCCTGCAGATTCCATTGTTTTTTTGAATGTTTCGGCATTAGAGCGGAGAATAGCCGGGTGCTCTGATATTACAGAGAACCTCACCGAAGCATTATATAGCTTCTCTTTCCCTGACATATATTCCAGTGCAGAGATCTGTTTTTTTATAAGCCCGGCGTAATGCCCTGTTTTTGTATAAACTATTTCTGCTTTCCTGGACGCCAGAAGCCTTTTAACCTGCATCTCATGGTTCTTAATCCGGT from Ferroplasma acidiphilum carries:
- a CDS encoding DUF211 domain-containing protein; this translates as MNLRRILLDVDKGLNRPTLTELAGSIEDVPGVDAVKITVTEMDMETMGTSITVEGININYNYLIKVIEDMGCAIHSIDEVITGKHIVK
- a CDS encoding glycosyltransferase family 4 protein, giving the protein MIAITFVIPSSLDYNGGIEKTIARYNSYTTDDFKKIVLQGVPGGNNKDVYGINSVYSKLIISTSGKLNFLVRAMAPFILKFDRLLNYRVIRNIENNSQVIYLTNDDYYYLFAHGKFFVWSEHGNIPSSYTGIKPLNNAIYALIKDKLIFRKIKAMHLINCYNMNLAPFKNTFCVPNGVDTSHFFPSERAHSSIRLLFVGRLEKSKGIDKIVNVFKQNLLNIEFTVVGSGELESLFSTPVKNVNYVKNPDNEKLAEIYRNSDAFIFPSMLENFGNVVLEALSSGLYVIGSESLRPRFDDIEKMNFLEYIESTESAILKSLEDLDRKIEYTGKYENRIKMHNYIAGKYGWDVVLPQFYNKMKNAYYSE
- a CDS encoding metal-dependent hydrolase translates to MATEIIWHGHAGFSIKNAVNILVDPFFSGNPLSSEDVNSIKADLILVTHGHFDHAGDAVTIAKKNGCPIVCSFELSEIIKKENVETIDINPGGTIEYNGVKATAVPAIHSSSYNGAYAGEAMGFIIDNGDLKIYHAGDTTFFKDMELIGEIYHPDVAMLPIGGHYTMDVDGAIEALKLLKVKNAIPMHYNTFPPIKADASEFQKKAERSGIKAIVPEIARPFKL
- a CDS encoding helicase HerA domain-containing protein; translated protein: MEELISALIRIHQKAGYLELSTKMVVYIKIPSNVYNFKSYIYGMPVEKFVIILSGVSMAAILFTISLPVTISAVAIYFGFMAYIKFDFSNIYKLRKLYFHGVAGHNIKFVRNGFLFCILGQDIFSAVEIENRELYTDSQKPNHIRAIMNVIDNLDCSANIITKTKVYNGKNYYRTFVILKTHGSAIETSMDLLKRNISAIVSNTALHGKAVDDENTIKSIFPANVNPELKYIGAGGFYMAYFDLLDTDYSQDFFYQTLIEKMGFTVEINMEINRIKNHEMQVKRLLASRKAEIVYTKTGHYAGLIKKQISALEYMSGKEKLYNASVRFSVISEHPAILRSNAETFKKTMESAGFRLKTFNYFNRNSFNPLELQGQGIKYMLDSASISELFPCSFTPIPDRAAEPLGINAITGKPFYFQPFMGNSYNIAITGETGSGKSYFAKKLLDQNRNAKVYVIDPLGEYSYGHVIDLSLGDYVDFMIETPEMANIISTAIAKLTGIGENNITGILTGLMSKSGVATFNELISEIRLGYSGNKSTQGAVYSMPFKTPVKLEGNFTVFRFGHKNAEIRDAFFDLVFSYIISTVEKEEGEKIVVMDESHLFLRNSREAEIIDMLARNSRHFRTSLITVTQNINDYYMNNYSESILMNSINYFIFRQHGKIKSSMFLGYEIDPSGLAGGSYSTYSECFYSTGSLIRKVKISEEK